One Leclercia pneumoniae genomic region harbors:
- the mltF gene encoding membrane-bound lytic murein transglycosylase MltF has product MKKLKINYLLIGIVTLLLAAALWPSIPWFGKAENRIAAIQARGELRVSTITSPLTYNAINNKVIGLDYELAQHFADYLGVKLKVTVRQNISQLFDDLDNGDADLLAAGLVYNSERSKNYQPGPTYYSVSQQLVYRVGRLRPRTLANLTAEQLVIAPGHVAIEDLRVLKEKKYPDLSWTVDEKLGTTALLEQVKDGKLPYTIADSVAISLFQRVHPELAVALDVTDEQPVTWFSKLDDDQTLSAAMLDFFSGLNEDGTLARLEEKYLGHGDDFDYVDTRSFLRAVDNVLPDLQPLFEKYAQEIDWRLLAAISYQESHWDALATSPTGVRGLMMLTKNTAQSLGLTDRTDAEQSISGGARYLQDMMSKVPETVPEEERIWFALAAYNMGYAHMLDARALTAKTKGNPDSWSDVKQRLPLLSQKPWYNKLTYGYARGHEAYAYVENIRKYQISLVGYLMEKEKEAAQARQMAENYPVVAPDELNHPVTSILPFVAFSAGDAFEKSHSASPNRLVQVPHR; this is encoded by the coding sequence TTGAAAAAATTAAAGATTAATTATCTGCTCATCGGCATTGTTACCTTGCTGCTGGCAGCGGCCTTATGGCCTTCTATCCCCTGGTTCGGCAAAGCCGAAAACCGTATCGCCGCGATCCAGGCGCGGGGGGAGCTGCGCGTCAGTACCATTACCTCCCCGCTGACCTACAACGCCATCAACAATAAAGTGATTGGGCTGGACTACGAGCTGGCGCAACATTTTGCTGACTACCTGGGCGTGAAGCTAAAAGTAACCGTACGCCAGAACATTAGCCAGCTTTTCGACGATCTCGATAACGGCGATGCCGACCTGCTGGCCGCGGGTCTGGTTTACAACAGCGAGCGCAGCAAAAATTATCAGCCGGGCCCAACCTACTATTCCGTTTCGCAGCAGCTGGTCTACCGCGTGGGCAGGCTGCGCCCGCGTACCCTGGCAAATCTGACCGCTGAACAGCTGGTCATTGCGCCTGGCCACGTGGCAATCGAAGACTTACGCGTCCTGAAAGAGAAAAAATATCCTGACCTTAGCTGGACGGTCGATGAAAAGCTGGGCACGACGGCCCTGCTCGAACAGGTTAAAGACGGGAAGCTGCCCTATACCATCGCCGACTCGGTTGCCATTAGCCTCTTCCAGCGTGTACATCCTGAACTGGCCGTGGCGCTGGACGTGACCGACGAGCAGCCGGTGACCTGGTTCAGTAAACTTGATGACGATCAGACCCTCTCTGCCGCAATGCTCGATTTCTTCAGCGGCCTGAATGAAGATGGCACCCTGGCACGGCTGGAGGAAAAATACCTCGGTCATGGCGATGACTTTGATTATGTGGATACCCGCAGCTTCCTGCGGGCCGTCGACAACGTGTTACCGGATCTTCAGCCGTTGTTTGAGAAATACGCTCAGGAGATCGACTGGCGGTTGCTGGCCGCGATTTCATATCAGGAGTCGCACTGGGATGCGCTGGCCACCTCGCCCACCGGCGTACGTGGATTGATGATGCTGACCAAGAATACCGCCCAGAGTCTCGGCCTTACCGACAGGACGGATGCGGAGCAGAGCATCAGCGGCGGGGCACGCTATCTGCAGGACATGATGAGCAAAGTCCCGGAGACGGTACCGGAAGAGGAGCGGATCTGGTTTGCGCTGGCGGCGTATAACATGGGCTACGCCCATATGCTCGATGCCCGCGCCCTGACGGCCAAAACCAAAGGCAACCCGGACAGCTGGTCAGACGTGAAGCAGCGCCTGCCTCTCCTGAGCCAGAAACCCTGGTACAACAAGCTCACCTATGGGTATGCGCGCGGCCATGAGGCCTACGCCTACGTCGAAAACATTCGTAAATATCAGATAAGCCTGGTGGGTTATTTGATGGAGAAAGAGAAAGAGGCGGCGCAGGCGCGCCAGATGGCTGAAAACTACCCGGTGGTCGCCCCGGACGAACTTAACCACCCGGTAACTTCGATTCTGCCTTTTGTTGCTTTTTCTGCTGGCGACGCATTCGAAAAAAGTCACTCAGCATCGCCGAACAGGCTGGTGCAAGTACCCCACCGATGA
- the tadA gene encoding tRNA adenosine(34) deaminase TadA — translation MRPLYRLEYMSLSNPEPNHEYWMRHALSLAQRAWDEGEVPVGAVLVHNNKVIGEGWNRPIGRHDPTAHAEIMALRQGGLVLQNYRLLETTLYVTLEPCVMCSGAMVHSRIGTVVYGAQDEKTGAAGSLMNVLGHPGMNHQVNVIGGVLAPACSAMLSDFFRMRRQQKKQQKAESKLPGG, via the coding sequence ATGCGCCCGCTTTACAGACTGGAGTACATGTCGTTGTCTAACCCTGAACCTAATCATGAATACTGGATGCGCCATGCGCTCTCGCTGGCTCAACGCGCCTGGGATGAGGGCGAAGTGCCCGTGGGTGCCGTGCTGGTACACAACAATAAGGTGATTGGCGAAGGGTGGAACCGCCCGATTGGCCGCCACGATCCTACCGCGCATGCAGAGATTATGGCGCTGCGTCAGGGGGGGCTAGTACTGCAAAACTACCGTCTGTTGGAGACCACGCTTTATGTTACCCTGGAGCCGTGCGTCATGTGCTCAGGTGCGATGGTCCACAGCCGCATTGGCACCGTGGTGTACGGCGCGCAGGATGAAAAAACCGGGGCCGCAGGTTCTCTTATGAACGTGCTGGGACACCCGGGAATGAATCATCAGGTTAATGTCATCGGTGGGGTACTTGCACCAGCCTGTTCGGCGATGCTGAGTGACTTTTTTCGAATGCGTCGCCAGCAGAAAAAGCAACAAAAGGCAGAATCGAAGTTACCGGGTGGTTAA
- the yfhb gene encoding phosphatidylglycerophosphatase C, translated as MVNNERRVVFFDLDGTLHQQDMFGTFMRYLLRRQPLNALLVLPLLPVIGCALLIKGRAARWPMSLLLWGCTFGHSEARLQQLRQDFADWFRQHVTAFPVVQQRLTAYLDASDADIWLITGSPQPLVELVYFDTPWLPKVNLIATQTGRRYGGWVLTMRCLGHEKVAQLEKRIGTPLRLYSGYSDSKQDNPLLYFCQHRWRVTPQGELQQLE; from the coding sequence TTGGTTAATAACGAGCGTCGGGTTGTCTTTTTTGATCTGGATGGAACGCTTCATCAACAGGATATGTTCGGTACGTTTATGCGTTATTTATTGCGCCGACAACCCCTGAATGCGTTGCTCGTATTGCCCCTCCTGCCGGTCATCGGCTGCGCGTTACTGATAAAAGGGCGCGCAGCCCGCTGGCCCATGAGTCTGTTGCTGTGGGGATGCACATTTGGCCACAGCGAGGCGCGACTGCAACAGCTGCGTCAGGATTTTGCCGACTGGTTTCGCCAGCATGTTACCGCCTTTCCGGTGGTGCAGCAGAGGCTCACCGCCTATCTTGATGCGTCGGATGCCGATATTTGGTTGATTACCGGATCTCCACAGCCGTTGGTGGAGCTCGTCTATTTCGATACGCCGTGGTTGCCGAAAGTGAACCTTATCGCCACCCAGACAGGGCGACGCTACGGCGGTTGGGTGCTCACCATGCGCTGTCTTGGCCATGAAAAGGTGGCGCAACTGGAGAAAAGAATCGGTACGCCGCTGCGCCTGTACAGTGGTTACAGCGACAGTAAGCAAGATAACCCGCTGCTCTACTTCTGCCAGCACCGCTGGCGTGTCACTCCCCAGGGCGAGCTACAGCAGCTGGAATAG
- a CDS encoding PTS transporter subunit EIIC has protein sequence MEKTAALASCILQGIGGEKNILRLENCMTRVRVEVVDESRLDLPHLKKLPGVSGYVKQGEQHQLIVGPGKAAQVVDAMRALMGGAEVDDAERTKAQVKARYKAPMSDALRQLANVFIPLIPAFIASGLITGIINILKRPDIVGDFAMQYPNLLGILGIFGSAVFAIMNILVGVNTAKVFGGSLAMGGVMAGILSSPQLAQISLFGEALQPGRGGVIAVLLVVVLMCWVEKKLRNALPGSLELILNPLLTTLITGSIAIIALQPLGGWISDAIAHGASWAIDRGGFLVGAVLAGTFLPLVLTGLHQGLVPIHVELVQAHGFNALLPILSMAGVGQVGAAIAVLMKTRNARLKKVIKGALPVGLLGIGEPLIFGVTLPLGKPFIGACLGGAVGGALISFWKVATVITFGISGLPLALTIVTGKVMLYLLGYLIAVIAGFLFTWLLGFNDPEE, from the coding sequence ATGGAAAAAACGGCAGCGCTCGCCAGCTGTATCCTGCAGGGGATTGGCGGAGAGAAAAACATCCTGCGTCTGGAAAACTGCATGACGCGCGTGCGGGTGGAGGTAGTAGACGAGTCCAGGCTCGATCTCCCGCATCTGAAGAAACTGCCGGGCGTCAGCGGCTATGTGAAGCAGGGCGAGCAGCACCAGTTGATTGTCGGGCCGGGCAAAGCTGCGCAAGTCGTGGATGCCATGCGCGCGTTGATGGGGGGCGCAGAGGTGGATGACGCCGAGCGCACCAAAGCTCAGGTGAAGGCGCGCTATAAAGCACCGATGAGCGATGCCCTGCGCCAACTGGCAAACGTCTTTATTCCGCTGATTCCGGCGTTTATCGCCTCCGGGCTGATCACCGGGATCATTAATATCCTGAAGCGCCCGGATATTGTCGGTGATTTTGCTATGCAGTACCCCAATCTGCTGGGGATCCTGGGCATCTTTGGCAGTGCTGTCTTCGCGATCATGAACATTCTGGTGGGGGTCAATACCGCTAAGGTATTTGGCGGCTCGCTTGCTATGGGCGGGGTTATGGCCGGGATCCTCTCCAGCCCACAGCTGGCGCAAATAAGCCTGTTTGGCGAGGCGCTCCAGCCTGGCCGTGGCGGGGTTATTGCCGTGCTGCTGGTGGTCGTGCTGATGTGTTGGGTCGAGAAAAAGCTGCGCAATGCCCTGCCGGGCTCGCTGGAGCTGATCCTCAACCCGCTGCTGACGACGCTCATTACGGGCAGTATTGCGATTATTGCCCTGCAACCGCTCGGCGGCTGGATCTCCGATGCGATTGCGCACGGTGCCTCCTGGGCTATCGACCGGGGTGGATTCCTGGTAGGGGCGGTGTTGGCCGGGACCTTCCTGCCGCTGGTGTTGACTGGCCTGCATCAGGGGCTGGTGCCCATCCACGTCGAGCTGGTGCAGGCCCACGGCTTTAACGCCTTGCTGCCGATTCTGTCGATGGCCGGTGTCGGGCAGGTGGGGGCAGCGATTGCGGTATTGATGAAAACCCGCAATGCACGCCTAAAAAAAGTGATTAAAGGGGCTCTGCCGGTGGGCTTACTCGGCATCGGCGAACCGCTCATTTTTGGCGTCACGCTGCCGCTCGGTAAGCCATTTATCGGTGCCTGCCTGGGCGGTGCCGTGGGTGGGGCGCTGATCAGTTTCTGGAAAGTGGCGACCGTCATCACCTTTGGTATTTCCGGTTTACCGCTGGCATTAACCATCGTGACCGGAAAAGTCATGCTCTATCTGTTAGGCTATTTAATAGCGGTGATCGCCGGGTTCCTCTTTACCTGGCTGTTAGGGTTCAACGATCCAGAGGAGTGA
- the murQ gene encoding N-acetylmuramic acid 6-phosphate etherase gives MNLGSLVSETRNPQTMDLDALSTFDLVSRFNQQDTLVAQAVKETLPEVAKAVDAAATALKSGGRIIYMGAGTSGRLGVLDASECPPTFGVPHGLVIGLIAGGPGALLKAVEGAEDSPQLGEDDLRDIALTPQDLVVGLAASGRTPYVLGGLAYARQTGCTTVAISCNPGSPIAQVADIAISPVVGPEALTGSTRLKSGTAQKLVLNMISTGAMVKFGKVYQNLMVDMKATNVKLIDRACRTVVEATGTTREEAEKVLQQTDYDVKPAILMILSGLDATTARARLDQHSGFLRAALEN, from the coding sequence ATGAATCTAGGATCGCTTGTTTCTGAAACCCGTAACCCGCAGACCATGGATCTGGATGCGCTCTCCACTTTTGACCTTGTAAGCCGTTTTAATCAACAGGATACGCTGGTCGCGCAGGCAGTGAAAGAGACATTGCCCGAGGTTGCGAAAGCGGTCGATGCGGCGGCTACTGCATTGAAATCGGGCGGCCGCATTATTTACATGGGGGCGGGGACCAGTGGTCGCCTGGGCGTGCTGGATGCTTCTGAATGTCCACCTACGTTCGGCGTACCGCACGGCCTGGTGATCGGCCTGATAGCTGGTGGGCCGGGGGCATTGTTAAAAGCCGTCGAAGGGGCGGAGGACAGCCCGCAGCTCGGTGAAGACGATTTACGCGACATTGCCCTGACACCGCAGGATCTGGTCGTCGGGCTGGCGGCATCGGGGCGCACGCCGTACGTGCTGGGTGGCCTGGCATATGCCAGACAGACCGGCTGCACGACGGTGGCCATCTCCTGTAATCCAGGATCCCCTATCGCCCAGGTGGCGGATATCGCTATTTCGCCCGTGGTAGGGCCTGAAGCTCTGACCGGCTCCACGCGACTTAAATCCGGCACGGCGCAGAAACTGGTGCTGAACATGATCTCTACCGGCGCGATGGTGAAGTTTGGCAAGGTTTACCAGAACCTGATGGTGGATATGAAGGCCACCAACGTGAAGCTTATCGACAGGGCTTGCCGCACGGTCGTGGAAGCGACCGGCACCACGCGTGAAGAGGCCGAAAAGGTGCTCCAGCAGACCGATTATGACGTTAAGCCTGCCATTCTGATGATATTAAGCGGGCTGGATGCGACGACGGCGCGTGCCCGACTCGACCAGCACAGTGGTTTTTTACGGGCGGCGTTAGAAAACTAA
- a CDS encoding MurR/RpiR family transcriptional regulator, whose translation MNCLIRIRQRYAGFAQSDKKLADFLLSQPDHARHLSSQQLAQEAGVSQSSVVKFAQKIGFKGFPALKLAISEALASHPNPQSMPVHNHIRGDDPMRLVGEKLIKEKVAAMHATLDVNTEEKLLESVTMLRTARRVILTGIGASGLVARNFGWKLNKIGLTAIVEQDMHALLATVQAMEPSDVLLAISYSGERREINLAADEALRAGGKILAITGFTPNALQQRASRCLYTIAEEQATRSAAISSTSAQMLLTDLMFMALVQQDLEHAPDRIRHSEALVKKLV comes from the coding sequence ATGAACTGTTTAATCCGAATTCGCCAGCGATACGCGGGCTTTGCCCAGAGCGACAAAAAACTGGCGGATTTCCTGCTGTCTCAGCCCGACCATGCCCGGCATCTGAGTTCACAGCAGCTGGCCCAGGAGGCAGGCGTCAGCCAGTCGAGCGTGGTGAAATTTGCGCAGAAGATCGGCTTCAAAGGGTTTCCCGCGCTCAAACTAGCCATCAGCGAAGCGCTGGCCAGCCACCCTAACCCACAGTCGATGCCGGTACATAACCACATCCGTGGCGACGATCCGATGCGGCTGGTCGGAGAGAAACTGATCAAAGAAAAAGTGGCGGCCATGCACGCTACCCTGGATGTGAATACTGAAGAGAAGTTGCTGGAGAGCGTGACGATGCTGCGCACGGCACGACGGGTGATCCTGACGGGTATTGGCGCGTCGGGGCTGGTAGCACGCAACTTTGGCTGGAAGCTGAATAAAATTGGCCTGACCGCTATCGTCGAGCAAGATATGCATGCTCTGCTGGCCACCGTTCAGGCTATGGAGCCCAGTGACGTGCTGCTGGCCATCTCCTATTCCGGCGAGCGCCGTGAAATCAACCTGGCAGCAGACGAAGCCCTGCGGGCGGGGGGGAAGATCCTTGCGATTACCGGTTTTACCCCTAACGCCCTACAGCAACGCGCCTCTCGCTGCCTGTATACCATTGCAGAAGAGCAAGCGACCCGGAGCGCGGCCATCTCTTCCACCAGCGCACAGATGCTGCTGACGGACCTGATGTTTATGGCGCTGGTGCAGCAAGATCTCGAACATGCGCCGGATCGTATTCGCCACAGCGAAGCGTTGGTTAAAAAACTGGTTTGA
- a CDS encoding YfhL family 4Fe-4S dicluster ferredoxin, translating into MALLITKKCINCDMCEPECPNEAISMGDSIYEINSDRCTECVGHYETPTCQKVCPIPNTILKDPAHTESEEQLWDKFVLMHHADKI; encoded by the coding sequence ATGGCGCTGTTAATTACCAAAAAATGTATCAATTGCGATATGTGCGAACCCGAATGTCCTAACGAGGCCATTTCCATGGGTGATAGCATTTATGAGATTAACAGCGACCGTTGCACCGAGTGTGTTGGCCATTACGAGACGCCGACCTGTCAGAAAGTGTGCCCCATCCCGAATACCATTCTCAAGGATCCGGCACACACTGAATCAGAAGAGCAACTGTGGGATAAATTTGTACTGATGCACCACGCGGATAAGATCTAA
- the acpS gene encoding holo-ACP synthase, which produces MAILGLGTDIVEISRIEAVIARSGDRLARRVLSNNEWAIWETHQQPVRFLAKRFAVKEAAAKAFGTGIRNGLAFNQFEVFNDELGKPRLRLWGEALKLAEKLGVAHMHVTLADERHYACATVIIES; this is translated from the coding sequence ATGGCCATTCTTGGCTTAGGCACGGACATCGTTGAGATTTCGCGTATTGAAGCGGTGATTGCCCGTAGTGGCGATCGCCTTGCCCGTCGCGTACTTAGCAATAACGAGTGGGCCATCTGGGAGACGCACCAGCAGCCAGTGCGTTTTCTGGCTAAACGTTTTGCGGTGAAAGAGGCGGCGGCGAAAGCATTCGGCACGGGGATCCGTAACGGGCTGGCCTTCAATCAGTTTGAAGTTTTTAACGATGAGCTGGGCAAGCCGCGTCTGCGTCTGTGGGGAGAAGCGTTAAAACTGGCTGAGAAGCTGGGGGTAGCGCATATGCACGTTACGCTGGCGGATGAGCGCCACTACGCCTGCGCAACGGTCATTATTGAAAGTTAG
- the pdxJ gene encoding pyridoxine 5'-phosphate synthase, whose translation MAELLLGVNIDHIATLRNARGTAYPDPVQAAFIAEQAGADGITVHLREDRRHITDRDVRVLRQTLDTRMNLEMAVTEEMLNIAVETQPHFCCLVPEKRQEVTTEGGLDVAGQLEKMRDACTRLADAGILVSLFIDADEAQIKAAADVGAPYIEIHTGCYADAKDEATQAKELERIAKAATYAASLGLKVNAGHGLTYHNVKAIAAIPEMHELNIGHAIIGRAVMSGLKEAVAEMKRLMLEARR comes from the coding sequence ATGGCTGAATTACTGTTAGGCGTCAATATTGACCATATCGCCACCCTGCGTAACGCGCGCGGCACGGCCTATCCGGACCCGGTACAGGCCGCGTTTATTGCTGAGCAGGCGGGGGCCGACGGCATTACGGTTCACCTGCGTGAGGACCGCCGTCACATCACCGATCGCGATGTACGGGTGCTGCGTCAAACGCTGGATACCCGCATGAACCTCGAGATGGCGGTGACCGAAGAGATGCTGAACATCGCCGTTGAGACGCAACCTCATTTTTGCTGCCTGGTACCAGAAAAACGTCAGGAAGTGACCACTGAAGGCGGCCTCGACGTTGCCGGCCAGCTGGAAAAAATGCGCGATGCCTGCACACGTCTGGCAGATGCCGGTATTCTGGTCTCGCTGTTTATTGATGCCGATGAGGCCCAAATCAAAGCCGCAGCAGACGTGGGTGCGCCCTACATCGAAATTCACACCGGTTGCTATGCGGATGCCAAAGACGAAGCCACCCAGGCAAAAGAGCTTGAGCGCATCGCCAAAGCCGCGACCTACGCCGCAAGCCTCGGACTGAAGGTCAATGCCGGTCATGGCCTTACCTACCACAACGTGAAAGCCATCGCCGCCATTCCGGAGATGCACGAACTGAATATTGGTCACGCCATTATTGGCCGTGCGGTGATGAGCGGCCTGAAAGAGGCGGTGGCAGAGATGAAACGCCTGATGCTGGAAGCCCGTCGCTAA
- the recO gene encoding DNA repair protein RecO produces MEGWQRAFVLHSRPWSETSLILDVFTEESGRVRLVAKGARSKRSNLKGTLQPFTPLLVRFGGRGEVKTLRSAEAVSLALPLSGITLYSGLYVNELISRVLEHETRFSELFFDYLHCIQALAGVTGSPEPVLRRFELALLGHLGYGVDFLHCAGSGDPVEETMTYRYREEKGFIASIVIDNSTFTGRDLRALAEREFPDAETLRAAKRFTRIALKPYLGGKPLKSRELFRQFMPKRK; encoded by the coding sequence ATGGAAGGTTGGCAGCGTGCCTTCGTTCTCCATAGTCGTCCCTGGAGCGAAACCAGCCTGATACTGGACGTCTTCACGGAAGAGTCGGGCCGCGTGCGCCTTGTGGCTAAAGGCGCACGTTCCAAACGTTCTAATCTGAAAGGAACTTTACAGCCTTTCACACCGCTGCTGGTCCGCTTTGGTGGGCGAGGGGAGGTCAAAACCCTGCGCAGCGCCGAAGCCGTCTCCCTGGCACTTCCTCTCTCTGGTATCACTCTTTATAGCGGCCTGTACGTCAACGAACTCATCTCACGCGTGCTTGAGCATGAGACTCGCTTCTCTGAACTTTTCTTCGACTACCTGCACTGTATCCAGGCCCTGGCGGGGGTAACTGGCTCGCCTGAACCCGTCCTGCGCCGTTTTGAGCTGGCGCTGCTTGGCCATCTGGGTTACGGCGTAGATTTTCTTCACTGTGCAGGCAGTGGCGATCCGGTGGAAGAGACCATGACCTACCGCTACCGGGAAGAGAAAGGATTTATCGCCAGTATTGTGATTGATAATAGTACCTTTACCGGGCGTGACCTGCGCGCGTTAGCCGAGCGGGAATTTCCGGATGCAGAGACACTGCGGGCGGCAAAACGCTTTACCCGTATTGCGCTGAAGCCGTATCTTGGAGGCAAGCCCTTAAAGAGCCGCGAATTATTCAGGCAGTTTATGCCCAAGCGTAAATGA
- the era gene encoding GTPase Era: MSEEKTYCGFIAIVGRPNVGKSTLLNNLLGQKISITSRKAQTTRHRIVGIHTEGAYQAIYVDTPGLHMEEKRAINRLMNKAASSSIGDVELVIFVVEGTRWTPDDEMVLNKLRDGKTPVILAVNKVDNVQEKADLLPHLQWLGSQMNFLDIVPLSAETGLNVDTIAGIVRKHLPEAIHHFPEEYITDRSQRFMASEIIREKLMRFLGAELPYSVTVEIERFQTNERGGYDINGLILVEREGQKKMVIGNKGAKIKTIGIEARKDMQEMFEAPVHLELWVKVKSGWADDERALRSLGYGEDQ; encoded by the coding sequence ATGAGCGAAGAGAAAACCTATTGCGGATTTATTGCCATCGTTGGTCGTCCAAACGTTGGCAAATCCACCCTGTTGAATAATCTGCTTGGGCAGAAGATTTCTATCACCTCTCGTAAGGCGCAAACCACGCGTCACCGCATCGTCGGTATCCATACGGAAGGCGCGTATCAGGCGATTTATGTCGATACCCCAGGCCTGCACATGGAAGAGAAGCGTGCGATCAACCGTCTGATGAACAAGGCGGCGAGCAGCTCTATCGGTGACGTTGAGCTGGTGATTTTTGTTGTGGAAGGCACCCGCTGGACGCCTGACGACGAAATGGTGCTCAACAAGCTGCGTGATGGGAAAACCCCGGTGATCCTGGCGGTCAACAAAGTTGACAACGTGCAGGAAAAAGCCGATCTGCTGCCGCATCTGCAGTGGCTGGGCAGCCAAATGAACTTCCTCGATATCGTACCGCTGTCTGCAGAGACCGGTCTGAACGTGGATACCATCGCGGGCATCGTGCGTAAACATCTGCCGGAAGCGATCCATCACTTCCCGGAAGAGTACATCACCGATCGTTCTCAGCGCTTTATGGCCTCTGAGATCATCCGTGAAAAGCTGATGCGTTTCCTTGGCGCGGAGTTACCGTACTCTGTCACCGTTGAGATCGAACGTTTCCAGACGAACGAGCGTGGTGGCTATGATATCAACGGCCTGATCCTCGTGGAGCGTGAAGGGCAGAAGAAAATGGTGATTGGCAACAAAGGCGCCAAGATCAAAACCATCGGTATTGAAGCCCGTAAAGACATGCAGGAGATGTTCGAAGCACCGGTTCACCTGGAGCTGTGGGTGAAGGTGAAATCTGGCTGGGCCGATGATGAGCGTGCACTGCGCAGCCTCGGTTACGGCGAAGATCAGTAA
- the rnc gene encoding ribonuclease III — protein MNPIVINRLQRKLGYTFQHQELLQQALTHRSASSKHNERLEFLGDSILSYVIANALYHRFPRVDEGDMSRMRATLVRGNTLAEIAREFELGECLRLGPGELKSGGFRRESILADTVEALIGGVFLDSNIQTVEQLILNWYQTRLDEISPGDKQKDPKTRLQEYLQGRHLPLPSYLVVQVRGEAHDQEFTIHCQVSGLSEPVVGTGSSRRKAEQAAAEQALKMLELE, from the coding sequence ATGAACCCCATCGTAATTAATCGGCTTCAACGGAAGCTGGGCTACACTTTTCAGCATCAGGAGTTGTTGCAACAGGCATTAACCCATCGCAGTGCCAGCAGCAAACACAACGAACGTCTCGAATTTTTGGGCGATTCCATTTTAAGTTACGTTATTGCCAATGCGCTTTATCACCGTTTCCCACGCGTGGACGAAGGGGATATGAGCCGCATGCGTGCAACGCTGGTTCGCGGTAACACGCTGGCAGAAATTGCGCGTGAGTTCGAATTGGGTGAGTGCCTGCGTCTGGGGCCGGGCGAACTGAAAAGTGGCGGTTTCCGCCGTGAGTCCATTCTTGCGGACACGGTCGAAGCCTTAATCGGTGGCGTTTTCCTCGACAGCAATATTCAGACCGTCGAGCAACTGATTCTGAACTGGTATCAGACCCGTCTGGACGAAATTAGCCCAGGCGATAAACAAAAAGATCCGAAAACGCGTCTGCAGGAATATCTGCAGGGTCGTCACCTTCCGCTGCCATCTTATCTGGTGGTGCAGGTCCGTGGCGAAGCGCACGATCAGGAATTTACCATCCATTGCCAGGTCAGTGGCCTGAGTGAACCGGTGGTGGGCACAGGTTCTAGCCGTCGTAAGGCGGAACAGGCTGCCGCCGAACAGGCGTTGAAAATGCTGGAGCTGGAATGA
- the lepB gene encoding signal peptidase I yields the protein MANMFALILVIATLVTGLLWCLDKFIFAPKRRERQAAAQAATGDGLDAKTLKKVGPKPGWLETGASVFPVLAIVLVVRSFIYEPFQIPSGSMMPTLLIGDFILVEKFAYGIKDPIYQKTLIETGHPKRGDIVVFKYPDDPRLDYIKRAVGLPGDKVSYDPVAKEVTVQPGCSSGTACESALPITYSNVEPSDFVQTFARRNGGEATSGFFQMPKGETKENGIRLTERKETLGDVTHRILTVPIAQDQLGMYYHQSGQQLASWIVPPGQYFMMGDNRDNSADSRYWGFVPEANLVGKATAIWMSFEKQEGEWPTGVRLNRIGGIH from the coding sequence ATGGCGAACATGTTTGCCCTGATCCTGGTCATTGCGACGCTGGTGACGGGTCTATTGTGGTGTCTGGATAAGTTTATTTTCGCCCCGAAACGTCGTGAACGTCAGGCTGCCGCGCAGGCAGCCACTGGCGACGGGCTTGATGCGAAGACCCTGAAAAAAGTCGGCCCGAAACCGGGCTGGCTGGAGACAGGGGCTTCGGTCTTCCCGGTGCTGGCGATTGTGCTGGTGGTACGTTCATTTATTTATGAACCTTTCCAGATCCCATCAGGTTCGATGATGCCAACGCTGCTGATTGGTGACTTCATCCTGGTCGAGAAGTTTGCCTACGGCATTAAAGATCCTATCTACCAGAAAACGTTGATCGAAACCGGTCATCCGAAACGCGGCGATATCGTGGTCTTTAAATACCCCGACGATCCGCGTCTGGATTACATCAAACGTGCGGTGGGTCTGCCTGGCGATAAAGTCTCCTACGATCCGGTTGCGAAAGAAGTGACGGTACAGCCTGGCTGCAGTTCTGGTACGGCCTGTGAAAGCGCGCTGCCCATTACCTACTCCAACGTAGAGCCGAGTGACTTCGTGCAGACCTTTGCCCGTCGTAACGGCGGTGAAGCTACCAGCGGTTTCTTCCAGATGCCAAAAGGCGAGACCAAAGAGAACGGTATCCGTCTGACTGAGCGTAAAGAGACGCTGGGTGACGTCACACACCGTATTCTGACGGTGCCTATTGCGCAGGATCAACTGGGGATGTACTACCATCAGTCCGGTCAGCAGCTGGCTTCCTGGATTGTGCCACCGGGCCAATACTTCATGATGGGTGATAACCGCGATAATTCTGCGGACAGCCGTTACTGGGGCTTTGTGCCGGAAGCGAATCTGGTCGGTAAAGCGACCGCCATCTGGATGAGCTTCGAGAAGCAGGAAGGCGAATGGCCGACCGGGGTACGTCTAAATCGTATCGGCGGGATCCATTAA